Proteins from a genomic interval of Stenotrophomonas maltophilia:
- a CDS encoding helix-turn-helix domain-containing protein yields the protein MAFWTVVFAIGAAQAALLALALWRRPVNAGANRVLAVWIALIGIDLAVKAVYWDPSYPTAGKALRFVGLFPFLYGSLFYVYVSVLTEARTARWRDSVHLSGFIIVLALHAGFFLRGLVSAEGIHARLLTGIADLEWMRLNIVLYAYSLSYVIAGLLRVWRYRRGLLQRRSDADRMSLHWIDAMAISQIAIWFVATLQWLVRIPWIDYPLIYGLVAAWVFLMGYFSLTQVAVVVESVIEPPPAQPDTASSADAPRFVDVEVRLSQLMTDQQLYREPALTIGQLAKRCGYPEYLVSVVINRRFGENFCDYINRQRIEAAAAHLADGADARTILDIAYACGFTSKSTFNAAFKRRLDETPSVFRKRHAMSGAPESPSR from the coding sequence ATGGCTTTCTGGACCGTCGTCTTCGCCATTGGCGCCGCACAGGCCGCGCTGCTGGCGTTGGCCCTGTGGCGCCGCCCGGTCAATGCCGGGGCGAACCGTGTGCTGGCGGTGTGGATCGCACTGATCGGCATCGATCTTGCGGTGAAGGCAGTCTACTGGGATCCGTCCTACCCCACGGCCGGCAAGGCGCTGCGGTTCGTCGGCCTGTTCCCATTCCTGTACGGCAGCCTGTTCTATGTCTACGTCAGTGTCCTCACCGAGGCGCGGACCGCACGCTGGCGCGACAGTGTGCATCTATCCGGGTTCATCATCGTGCTGGCCCTGCACGCAGGTTTCTTCCTGCGGGGGCTGGTATCGGCTGAAGGCATCCATGCGCGCTTGCTGACGGGCATCGCGGACCTGGAATGGATGCGGCTGAACATCGTGCTGTACGCGTACAGCCTTTCCTATGTGATTGCCGGTCTGCTGCGTGTCTGGCGTTACCGGCGCGGTTTGCTGCAGCGACGTTCGGATGCGGACCGGATGTCGCTGCACTGGATCGACGCGATGGCGATCTCGCAGATTGCCATCTGGTTCGTTGCCACCCTGCAGTGGCTGGTGCGGATCCCCTGGATCGACTATCCGCTGATCTACGGCCTGGTGGCGGCCTGGGTTTTCCTGATGGGGTATTTCAGCCTCACCCAGGTGGCCGTGGTGGTGGAGTCGGTCATTGAACCCCCGCCAGCGCAGCCCGACACGGCGTCGAGCGCTGACGCCCCGCGCTTTGTCGATGTCGAGGTGCGCCTGTCGCAGCTGATGACCGATCAGCAGCTGTACCGCGAACCGGCGCTCACCATCGGCCAGCTGGCCAAACGCTGCGGCTACCCCGAATACCTGGTCTCGGTGGTCATCAACCGCCGCTTCGGCGAGAACTTCTGCGACTACATCAACCGCCAGCGGATTGAAGCCGCCGCTGCCCATCTGGCCGATGGTGCTGACGCCCGGACCATTCTGGATATCGCCTATGCCTGCGGCTTTACCTCGAAATCGACGTTCAACGCGGCGTTCAAGCGCCGGCTGGATGAAACACCCAGCGTCTTCCGCAAGCGCCATGCGATGTCTGGCGCCCCGGAATCACCGAGCCGCTGA
- a CDS encoding Ivy family c-type lysozyme inhibitor, translating into MKIRITGMAMMVALLAACGQAPAPDAAPAAPAPATEAPAATATVVEKEPSIEDGVDPSVWDNEGEPEDPSAGGELTCADNPLATHFFTLVGGNTVDDCGRKDPKVLAAFNALMKNTAAAESADKEIPSLRERLLSGPSGPGELVVLQGEPWWFYTACQAHDCPGTALAMLYSPTEAKMVGRLTARCRVWWLGEPTAEQRAQIEQRQPLQDAALTEDSALCE; encoded by the coding sequence ATGAAGATTCGAATCACAGGGATGGCGATGATGGTCGCACTGCTGGCGGCCTGCGGACAGGCACCGGCACCGGATGCAGCACCGGCCGCACCGGCACCGGCCACCGAAGCACCGGCCGCCACAGCGACGGTGGTCGAAAAGGAACCGTCCATCGAAGACGGCGTGGACCCCTCGGTGTGGGACAACGAAGGCGAACCGGAAGACCCGAGCGCCGGCGGCGAACTCACCTGTGCGGACAACCCGCTGGCGACCCATTTCTTCACTCTGGTGGGCGGCAACACCGTGGACGACTGCGGCCGCAAGGACCCGAAGGTGCTGGCCGCGTTCAACGCCCTGATGAAGAACACGGCCGCGGCCGAATCCGCCGACAAGGAGATTCCGTCGCTGCGCGAACGCCTGTTGAGCGGGCCCAGCGGACCTGGCGAGCTGGTGGTGCTGCAGGGCGAGCCGTGGTGGTTCTACACCGCCTGCCAGGCCCACGACTGCCCCGGCACCGCGTTGGCGATGCTGTATTCGCCGACGGAAGCGAAGATGGTCGGCCGTCTTACCGCGCGCTGCCGTGTGTGGTGGCTGGGCGAGCCGACGGCGGAACAACGCGCGCAGATCGAACAGCGCCAGCCACTGCAGGATGCCGCGTTGACGGAAGACAGCGCGCTCTGCGAGTGA
- a CDS encoding YybH family protein, which produces MIFSSALLLASPAIAHDAEGVKRAQPLPDAALPAPLDRVLRDYEQAWRTGDAKALAALFTEDGFVLQSNQPPVRGRSAIEAAYTGQGSSPLRLRALAYAVERNTGYIIGAYGYGNNAGDTGKFTLTLKRVGDGPWLIFSDMDNGNAPPRAR; this is translated from the coding sequence ATGATTTTCTCCAGTGCCCTGCTGCTGGCATCGCCGGCAATTGCCCACGATGCAGAAGGCGTGAAGCGTGCACAGCCTCTCCCGGATGCAGCCCTGCCCGCACCGCTGGACCGTGTACTGCGCGACTACGAACAGGCGTGGCGCACAGGTGATGCCAAGGCACTGGCGGCGCTGTTCACCGAGGATGGCTTTGTACTGCAGAGCAACCAGCCGCCGGTGCGCGGGCGCAGCGCGATCGAGGCCGCGTATACCGGCCAGGGCAGCAGCCCGTTACGGCTGCGTGCCTTGGCGTATGCGGTGGAGCGGAATACGGGTTACATCATCGGTGCCTACGGCTACGGTAACAACGCGGGCGATACCGGCAAATTCACGCTCACGTTGAAGCGCGTGGGTGACGGGCCGTGGCTGATCTTCTCGGACATGGACAACGGCAACGCGCCGCCGCGGGCGCGGTGA
- a CDS encoding NAD(P)H-dependent glycerol-3-phosphate dehydrogenase, which yields MSTTADKIAVLGAGSWGTALASLLARHGHPTVLWGRDAAVVEAIDQRHENPRYLPGIPLPDSLRATTDLASAVEGAAWILVVTPSHAFGETVRALAPLRPAGAGVAWATKGFEPGSGRFLHEVAREVLGEDVPLAVVTGPSFAKEVTQGLPTAITVHGDVPEFAQTVAEAMHGPAFRAYTGDDMVGAELGGAMKNVLAVATGVADGMQLGLNARAGLITRGLNEMLRLAAAIGAKPETLMGLAGLGDLVLTCTGDLSRNRRLGLALGRGQTLQDAVREIGQVVESVQTADEVMRQARRHGIDLPISDRVRAVLHGEQTPEEGLRALLAREQKPEYPDTLFK from the coding sequence ATGAGCACTACCGCTGACAAGATCGCCGTGCTGGGCGCCGGTTCCTGGGGGACCGCGCTGGCCAGCCTGCTCGCACGGCACGGTCATCCGACCGTGCTGTGGGGGCGCGATGCTGCCGTGGTCGAAGCCATCGACCAGCGCCACGAGAATCCGCGTTACCTGCCGGGCATCCCGCTGCCGGACAGCCTGCGTGCCACCACCGACCTGGCGTCGGCGGTGGAGGGCGCGGCCTGGATCCTGGTGGTGACCCCGTCGCATGCCTTCGGTGAAACCGTGCGTGCGCTGGCGCCGCTGCGTCCGGCCGGTGCCGGCGTGGCCTGGGCCACCAAGGGCTTCGAACCCGGTTCGGGCCGCTTCCTGCATGAAGTGGCGCGCGAAGTGCTGGGTGAGGACGTGCCGCTGGCCGTTGTCACCGGGCCGTCGTTCGCCAAGGAAGTGACCCAGGGCCTGCCGACTGCGATCACCGTGCACGGCGACGTGCCCGAGTTCGCGCAGACGGTGGCCGAGGCGATGCATGGCCCGGCGTTCCGCGCCTATACCGGCGACGACATGGTCGGCGCCGAGCTGGGCGGCGCGATGAAGAACGTGCTGGCCGTGGCCACCGGCGTGGCCGATGGCATGCAGCTGGGCCTCAACGCCCGCGCCGGCCTGATCACCCGTGGCCTCAACGAGATGCTGCGCTTGGCTGCTGCGATCGGTGCCAAGCCGGAAACGCTGATGGGCCTGGCGGGCCTGGGCGATCTGGTGCTGACCTGCACCGGCGACCTGTCGCGCAACCGCCGCCTGGGCCTGGCCCTGGGCCGCGGCCAGACGCTGCAGGATGCCGTGCGCGAAATCGGCCAGGTGGTCGAGTCGGTGCAGACCGCCGACGAAGTGATGCGACAGGCACGCCGTCATGGCATCGACCTGCCGATCTCCGACCGCGTGCGTGCCGTGCTGCACGGCGAGCAGACGCCGGAAGAAGGCCTGCGCGCATTGCTGGCGCGGGAACAGAAACCGGAATACCCGGACACGCTGTTCAAGTGA
- the secB gene encoding protein-export chaperone SecB translates to MSEEITNGAAAPVDAATGPAFTVEKIYVKDVSFESPNAPTIFNDQVQPELQLNLNQQVQRLGENAFEVVLAVTLTCQAGERTAYVAEVKQAGVFGLVGLDPQSIDVLLGTQCPNILFPYVRQLVSDLIQAGGFPPFFLQPINFEGLYAETLRQRQEQGDAPSLADSEPAGNA, encoded by the coding sequence ATGTCCGAAGAGATCACCAACGGCGCCGCTGCGCCGGTCGATGCCGCTACCGGCCCTGCTTTCACCGTCGAGAAGATCTACGTCAAGGACGTCTCCTTCGAGTCGCCGAACGCTCCGACCATCTTCAACGACCAGGTGCAGCCGGAGCTGCAGCTGAACCTGAACCAGCAGGTGCAGCGCCTGGGTGAGAACGCCTTCGAAGTCGTGCTGGCCGTGACCCTGACCTGCCAGGCCGGTGAGCGCACCGCCTACGTGGCCGAAGTGAAGCAGGCCGGCGTGTTCGGCCTGGTCGGCCTGGACCCGCAGTCGATCGACGTGCTGCTCGGCACCCAGTGCCCGAACATCCTGTTCCCCTACGTGCGCCAGCTGGTCAGCGACCTGATCCAGGCCGGCGGCTTCCCGCCGTTCTTCCTGCAGCCGATCAACTTCGAAGGCCTGTACGCAGAAACCCTGCGCCAGCGCCAGGAGCAGGGCGACGCACCGTCGCTGGCTGACTCCGAGCCGGCTGGCAACGCCTGA
- a CDS encoding rhodanese-like domain-containing protein: protein MNYEELLAFAGRNPMLSAALVGLTVAIIVTEIRRLFRGFKGIKPAELTQLMNAGGTVVVDLSASGDFEKGHIAGSRNAQASAFGPDNKLVANAKQSPVVLVCRSGNASETAAKALKKAGFEKVYVLDGGIPAWQQAELPLVKGRN from the coding sequence GTGAATTACGAAGAGTTGCTGGCCTTTGCAGGCCGAAACCCGATGCTGTCCGCGGCCCTGGTCGGCCTGACCGTGGCCATCATCGTCACCGAGATCCGCCGCCTGTTCCGGGGCTTCAAGGGCATCAAGCCCGCCGAACTGACCCAGCTGATGAACGCGGGCGGCACGGTGGTGGTCGACCTGTCGGCCAGCGGTGACTTCGAGAAGGGTCACATTGCCGGCAGCCGCAACGCCCAGGCCAGTGCCTTCGGCCCGGACAACAAGCTGGTGGCCAATGCCAAGCAGTCGCCGGTGGTGCTGGTATGCCGCAGCGGCAACGCCTCGGAAACCGCCGCCAAGGCACTGAAGAAGGCCGGCTTCGAGAAGGTCTACGTGCTCGACGGCGGCATTCCCGCCTGGCAGCAGGCCGAGCTGCCGCTGGTCAAGGGCCGCAACTGA
- a CDS encoding YiiD C-terminal domain-containing protein, with the protein MSVDALTSSLAALQDVLDCMPAVRAMQIQLDGYADGVLRITAPLAANVNDKGNAFGGSLASVLTLSGWALVSLRLRLAGHDAEVYVADSNLRYLAPVYEDLHAHAEAAEATGWDAFLNTFRQRRKARISIIATQPGADGKPAAEFSGRFVAFAKG; encoded by the coding sequence ATGTCCGTTGATGCCCTGACTTCCTCGTTGGCCGCCCTGCAGGACGTGCTGGACTGCATGCCGGCGGTCCGCGCCATGCAGATCCAGCTCGACGGCTATGCCGACGGCGTGCTGCGCATCACCGCGCCGCTGGCCGCCAACGTCAACGACAAGGGCAATGCCTTCGGTGGCAGCCTGGCCTCGGTGCTGACCCTGTCGGGCTGGGCACTGGTCAGCCTGCGCCTGCGCCTTGCCGGCCACGATGCCGAGGTCTACGTGGCCGACAGCAACCTGCGCTACCTGGCCCCGGTCTACGAAGACCTGCATGCCCATGCCGAAGCGGCCGAAGCCACCGGCTGGGATGCCTTCCTGAACACCTTCCGCCAGCGCCGCAAGGCCCGCATCAGCATCATCGCCACCCAGCCCGGCGCCGATGGCAAGCCGGCCGCCGAGTTCAGCGGTCGCTTTGTTGCCTTCGCCAAAGGGTAG
- a CDS encoding uroporphyrinogen-III synthase: MQAMADHTIPTGAAGSEAGWTFISLRPRGQNAALRRAVAGLGGHVVALPPWRLQRLQGTPVVRQLQRALNCDRVVFTSPAAVAAAAALLPLADAQRSPWLTVGEGTARALRAQGIDQVHAPQRMDSEGLLALPVLAQVQGLHIGLVTAPGGRGLIAAQLQAAGATLERADVYQRCLLGLQPRVLARLARSASPWVLAVSSGEALQHFWRQIPAALQQRLRAHASIVVASDRLGEQARDLGLHRVVRSAGPTTEQLVAAAHATLTGPAAT; the protein is encoded by the coding sequence ATGCAGGCAATGGCCGACCATACGATACCCACTGGCGCTGCCGGTTCCGAGGCGGGCTGGACCTTCATTTCGCTGCGCCCGCGGGGCCAGAATGCGGCGCTGCGCCGCGCCGTTGCTGGGCTGGGCGGGCATGTAGTGGCCCTGCCGCCCTGGCGCTTGCAACGCCTGCAGGGCACGCCAGTGGTGCGCCAGCTGCAACGCGCGCTGAACTGCGATCGGGTGGTGTTCACCAGCCCGGCTGCGGTGGCCGCAGCCGCCGCGCTGCTGCCGCTGGCCGACGCGCAGCGCAGTCCCTGGCTGACGGTGGGCGAAGGCACCGCACGCGCGTTGCGGGCGCAGGGCATTGACCAGGTGCATGCACCGCAGCGGATGGACAGCGAAGGCCTGCTCGCCCTGCCGGTTCTGGCGCAGGTGCAGGGCCTGCACATCGGCCTGGTCACCGCTCCCGGTGGACGCGGCCTGATTGCCGCGCAGCTGCAGGCGGCCGGCGCCACCCTCGAACGCGCAGACGTCTACCAGCGCTGCCTGCTGGGCCTGCAGCCACGCGTGTTGGCCCGACTGGCGCGTTCAGCGTCTCCCTGGGTGCTTGCGGTCAGCAGTGGCGAAGCGCTTCAGCATTTCTGGCGGCAGATTCCGGCTGCCTTGCAGCAGCGTCTGCGGGCACACGCCAGCATCGTGGTCGCCAGCGACCGGCTCGGCGAACAGGCTCGCGACCTGGGCCTGCACCGGGTCGTGCGCAGTGCCGGTCCGACCACTGAACAGTTGGTCGCCGCTGCACACGCCACACTCACCGGCCCGGCAGCGACCTGA
- a CDS encoding uroporphyrinogen-III C-methyltransferase: MNDTPPAAPPHRPVRWLLPLAGVVVLGAGGYAGWYFWQQQQEEQHAQAQTTAVQLQGLEATLDALRRDQRATSQRLQDAAATNRVLRDEMLGLSQRSALLEENLAKLADSANQGRQAVQRDEAELLLTQAAQRLNYADDVDGARRLYAQAATALADLPDSEGLNLRQALVQERDALDALGAGPRVQSLQRLDALARALQRLPSQVTGNAATDTARPWWQSTLAPFVDITPSRQNGPLTAAERRNADDALQLELTLARAAIERGDRAGRDTALARVEHWAQRRWPDSPALRAQRAELKALRELPLQASNAVLGSTLQQLRTQTDRR; the protein is encoded by the coding sequence ATGAACGACACTCCGCCCGCTGCTCCACCCCATCGACCCGTGCGCTGGCTGCTGCCGCTGGCCGGGGTGGTCGTGCTTGGTGCGGGCGGCTATGCCGGCTGGTACTTCTGGCAGCAGCAACAGGAAGAACAGCACGCGCAGGCGCAGACCACCGCCGTGCAGCTGCAGGGCCTGGAAGCCACGCTGGACGCGCTGCGTCGTGACCAGCGCGCGACCAGCCAGCGCCTGCAGGATGCGGCGGCCACCAACCGCGTGCTGCGCGACGAGATGCTGGGCCTCTCGCAGCGCAGTGCACTGCTGGAAGAGAACCTGGCCAAGCTGGCCGACAGCGCCAACCAGGGCCGCCAGGCGGTACAGCGCGATGAGGCCGAGCTGCTGCTGACCCAGGCCGCGCAGCGCCTCAACTACGCCGACGACGTGGACGGCGCGCGCCGTCTGTACGCGCAGGCTGCCACCGCGCTGGCCGATCTGCCCGACAGCGAGGGCCTGAACCTGCGCCAGGCGCTGGTGCAGGAGCGCGATGCGCTCGATGCGCTGGGTGCCGGCCCGCGCGTGCAGTCGCTGCAGCGGCTGGATGCCTTGGCCAGGGCACTGCAGAGGTTGCCCTCGCAGGTAACCGGCAACGCTGCGACCGACACCGCAAGACCGTGGTGGCAATCGACGCTGGCCCCGTTCGTGGACATCACACCGAGCCGCCAGAACGGCCCGCTGACCGCTGCCGAACGCCGCAATGCCGACGATGCACTGCAACTGGAACTGACCCTGGCGCGCGCCGCGATCGAACGTGGCGACCGCGCCGGCCGCGATACCGCGTTGGCACGCGTGGAGCACTGGGCACAGCGACGCTGGCCGGATTCACCGGCCCTGCGCGCGCAACGTGCTGAACTGAAGGCCTTGCGCGAGCTTCCGCTGCAGGCCAGCAACGCCGTTCTTGGCAGCACCCTGCAGCAACTGCGCACCCAGACCGACCGGAGGTAA
- a CDS encoding heme biosynthesis HemY N-terminal domain-containing protein: protein MKPLQSLVVLLLAVAIGVVAAQWLGADDLNRFGEVTLRYGGYDYHSNLPKVALLSVIAVLVLWLLWSLIAAPFRAWGRYRRKQGRVRLIDGLQAYEHGQWQRAEKLLDGAAKDPEVSAVALANAVRSAQARADGPAGEALLQRLGESDATLQALLRAEQLLARDLPVDAINALDVAAIQPLPPRGLWLRTEALARAGRAHEAYGQLGALRQSKVLPAESNSELEARLAAQALLEAADVNALAAQWEATPKALRPTPDVVGAYASRAVALNWDEPALLALEQALDHRWDDELVALYGRLPAERLATRQANLARWRNVHDSSAALRLAQGRVALGQQQWDAADAFLHEAIATGAGAPAWEALGELFTQRGEHALAAQCLSNALRLQRGEDSVELVRSIEAPSRATVEEQPIAVQPPVYDANEERDEFGNPRLP from the coding sequence ATGAAACCCCTGCAATCGCTGGTCGTGCTGTTGCTGGCCGTGGCCATCGGCGTGGTCGCCGCGCAATGGCTCGGCGCCGATGACCTCAACCGCTTCGGCGAAGTGACGCTGCGCTACGGCGGCTACGACTACCACAGCAACCTGCCGAAGGTGGCGCTGCTGTCGGTGATCGCGGTGCTGGTGCTGTGGCTGCTGTGGAGCCTGATTGCCGCACCGTTCCGTGCCTGGGGCCGCTACCGCCGCAAGCAGGGCCGGGTACGCCTGATCGATGGCCTGCAGGCCTACGAACACGGCCAGTGGCAGCGTGCCGAAAAGCTGCTGGACGGCGCGGCCAAGGATCCGGAAGTGAGTGCGGTGGCGCTGGCCAATGCCGTGCGCAGCGCACAGGCGCGTGCCGATGGCCCCGCGGGCGAGGCGCTGCTGCAGCGCCTGGGCGAAAGCGATGCCACGTTGCAGGCGCTGCTGCGTGCGGAACAGCTGCTGGCGCGCGATCTGCCGGTGGACGCCATCAACGCATTGGACGTGGCGGCGATCCAGCCACTGCCGCCGCGTGGCCTGTGGCTGCGCACCGAAGCGCTGGCGCGTGCCGGGCGCGCACACGAGGCCTATGGCCAGCTGGGTGCGCTGCGCCAGAGCAAGGTGCTGCCGGCCGAATCGAACAGCGAACTGGAGGCACGCCTGGCCGCACAGGCGCTGCTGGAAGCAGCCGACGTCAATGCGCTGGCCGCGCAATGGGAAGCCACGCCGAAGGCGCTGCGCCCCACTCCGGACGTGGTCGGCGCCTATGCCAGCCGCGCGGTGGCACTGAACTGGGACGAGCCCGCGCTGCTGGCGCTGGAACAGGCCCTGGACCATCGCTGGGACGACGAACTGGTGGCGCTGTATGGCCGCCTGCCGGCCGAGCGCCTGGCCACGCGACAAGCCAACCTCGCGCGCTGGCGCAACGTGCACGACAGCTCGGCCGCGCTGCGCCTGGCACAGGGCCGCGTGGCACTGGGCCAGCAGCAGTGGGATGCCGCCGATGCGTTCCTGCACGAGGCCATTGCCACGGGTGCCGGTGCACCGGCCTGGGAAGCACTGGGAGAACTGTTCACGCAGCGTGGCGAGCACGCACTGGCCGCGCAGTGCCTGTCCAATGCGCTGCGCCTGCAGCGCGGCGAGGACAGCGTGGAGCTAGTGCGCAGCATTGAAGCGCCGTCGCGGGCCACGGTGGAAGAGCAGCCGATCGCGGTGCAGCCGCCGGTGTATGACGCCAACGAAGAGCGCGACGAATTCGGCAACCCGCGGTTGCCGTGA
- a CDS encoding acetyl-CoA C-acetyltransferase codes for MPGISMPNARPVAILGGVRIPFCRQNTAYSDVGNLGMSVRTLGALVERFGLHGQQLGEVAMGAVIKHSSDWNLGREATLSSGLSPLTPGITLQRACGTSLDSIITVANKIALGQIESGIGGGSDTTSDVPIVYGKKLRARLLAANRAKSTGDKIRALTAGFKFSELKPEFPGVAEPRTGKSMGDHCEDMAKEWNISRDSQDEWAVSSHKKLAAAYERGFFNDLIAPFRGVERDNILRPDTSLEKLATLKPAFDKVSGRGTLTAANSTPLTDGAAAVLLASEEWARAHGHEPQAYLRDAHVSAVDFVHGEGLLMAPTVAVPEMLKRNGLTLQDFDIYEIHEAFAAQVLCTLRAWESEDYCRNRLGLDAPLGRIDPDKINLLGSSLATGHPFAATGARVIATAAKQLAERGGGRALVSICTAGGMGVVAIVER; via the coding sequence ATGCCAGGTATCTCCATGCCCAACGCTCGTCCCGTCGCCATCCTCGGTGGCGTCCGCATTCCGTTCTGCCGCCAGAACACCGCGTATTCGGATGTCGGCAACCTCGGCATGTCGGTCCGTACGCTGGGCGCGCTGGTCGAACGGTTCGGCCTGCACGGCCAGCAGCTGGGTGAAGTGGCGATGGGTGCGGTGATCAAGCACTCCAGCGACTGGAACCTGGGCCGCGAAGCCACGCTGTCCTCCGGCCTGTCGCCGTTGACCCCCGGCATCACCCTGCAGCGCGCCTGCGGTACTTCGCTGGACAGCATCATCACTGTCGCCAACAAGATCGCGCTGGGCCAGATCGAATCCGGCATCGGCGGCGGTTCGGACACCACCTCCGACGTGCCGATCGTCTACGGCAAGAAGCTGCGCGCGCGCCTGCTGGCCGCCAACCGTGCCAAGAGCACCGGCGACAAGATCCGCGCGCTCACCGCTGGCTTCAAGTTCTCCGAGCTCAAGCCCGAGTTCCCGGGCGTGGCCGAGCCGCGCACCGGCAAGAGCATGGGCGACCACTGCGAGGACATGGCCAAGGAATGGAACATCTCGCGCGACTCGCAGGACGAGTGGGCGGTGTCGTCGCACAAGAAGCTCGCTGCCGCTTATGAGCGTGGCTTCTTCAACGACCTGATCGCACCGTTCCGTGGCGTCGAGCGCGACAACATCCTGCGCCCGGATACCTCGCTGGAAAAGCTCGCCACGCTGAAGCCGGCCTTCGACAAGGTCTCCGGCCGTGGCACGCTCACGGCTGCCAACTCGACGCCGCTGACCGACGGGGCCGCCGCGGTGCTGCTGGCCAGTGAGGAATGGGCTCGTGCGCATGGCCATGAACCGCAGGCGTATCTGCGTGATGCCCACGTGTCGGCCGTTGATTTCGTGCATGGCGAAGGCCTGCTGATGGCGCCGACGGTGGCCGTGCCGGAGATGCTCAAGCGCAACGGCCTGACCCTGCAGGACTTCGACATCTACGAGATCCACGAAGCCTTCGCCGCGCAGGTGCTGTGCACCCTGCGTGCGTGGGAGAGCGAGGATTACTGCCGCAACCGCCTGGGCCTGGACGCACCGCTGGGCCGCATCGACCCGGACAAGATCAACCTGCTGGGCTCGTCGCTGGCCACCGGCCACCCGTTCGCCGCCACCGGCGCACGTGTGATTGCTACCGCAGCCAAGCAGCTGGCAGAACGCGGCGGTGGCCGCGCGCTGGTGTCGATCTGCACCGCCGGCGGCATGGGCGTGGTCGCGATCGTCGAACGCTGA
- a CDS encoding superoxide dismutase family protein translates to MRLIHTSLFAAIAALGLAACNQQPAAPQAETPPAAPADGATTEPAATPAPAAAPAADASASAELAPTQGNETKGSVTFKVVDGKVHVTGQISGLKPGSEHGFHIHEKGDCSAPDGMSAGGHFNPGKQDHGSVATDPHHGGDMPNIKADDKGVATIDGPVSSNVNIGKGDDFDIIGRGLIVHADADDYKTQPTGNAGARLACAVIQKAP, encoded by the coding sequence ATGCGTTTGATCCACACTTCGCTGTTCGCGGCCATTGCTGCACTGGGCCTGGCGGCCTGCAACCAGCAGCCGGCCGCGCCGCAGGCTGAAACCCCGCCGGCCGCGCCGGCCGACGGCGCCACCACCGAACCGGCTGCGACGCCGGCCCCGGCGGCTGCACCGGCTGCCGACGCCTCGGCCAGCGCCGAGCTGGCACCGACCCAGGGCAACGAGACCAAGGGCAGCGTCACCTTCAAGGTGGTTGACGGCAAGGTCCATGTGACCGGCCAGATCAGTGGCCTGAAGCCGGGTAGCGAACACGGCTTCCACATCCACGAGAAGGGCGACTGCAGTGCCCCGGACGGCATGAGCGCCGGTGGCCACTTCAATCCGGGCAAGCAGGATCACGGCAGCGTGGCCACCGATCCGCACCACGGCGGTGACATGCCCAACATCAAGGCCGACGACAAGGGCGTGGCCACCATCGACGGCCCGGTGTCGAGCAACGTCAACATCGGCAAGGGTGATGACTTCGACATCATCGGCCGTGGCCTGATCGTCCACGCCGATGCGGATGACTACAAGACCCAGCCGACCGGCAACGCCGGCGCGCGCCTGGCGTGTGCAGTGATCCAGAAGGCCCCGTAA
- a CDS encoding superoxide dismutase family protein has protein sequence MRLSFSILPLSAAVLLSACGSAPKKAEPTPPPPTVVSAAKQAEANLSPSSASIVSGRLALMVEPGGIHITGLIGGLQPMQQAGFHIHERGDCSAVDASSAGNHFNPGGAAHGRAGTGKHHLGDMDNLRADAQGRANVDIHLKGVTLGGGAATDIAGRALVVHANADDYRSQPAGNAGVRIACGVIRVVR, from the coding sequence ATGCGTCTGTCCTTTTCCATCCTGCCGTTGTCCGCCGCCGTGCTGCTGTCTGCCTGTGGCAGTGCGCCGAAGAAGGCCGAGCCCACCCCGCCACCGCCGACCGTGGTCAGCGCCGCGAAGCAGGCCGAGGCCAATCTGTCGCCGTCTTCGGCCAGCATCGTCAGTGGCCGCCTGGCATTGATGGTGGAGCCCGGTGGCATCCACATCACCGGCCTGATCGGTGGCCTGCAGCCGATGCAGCAGGCCGGCTTCCACATCCACGAGCGCGGCGACTGCAGCGCGGTGGATGCCAGCAGTGCCGGCAACCACTTCAACCCCGGTGGCGCTGCGCATGGTCGCGCCGGCACCGGCAAGCACCACCTGGGCGACATGGACAATCTGCGTGCCGACGCCCAGGGCCGCGCCAACGTCGATATCCACCTCAAGGGCGTTACCCTTGGCGGAGGCGCCGCCACCGATATCGCCGGACGTGCACTGGTCGTGCATGCCAACGCCGACGACTATCGCAGCCAGCCCGCCGGCAATGCCGGCGTCCGCATCGCCTGTGGCGTGATCCGGGTTGTCCGCTGA